From Acidobacteriota bacterium, a single genomic window includes:
- a CDS encoding metallophosphoesterase family protein, with protein sequence MVRLGILSDTHGLLRPEVPDLLAGSDFILHGGDVGDPAILQRLGRIAPVWAVRGNTDTSPPLTALPFTVTEELEDDEGPSSTTLRIFMVHRQEDVAREWLRGPQPAGPRLIVFGHSHRPELEWRGRCLLLNPGACGHPRFTLPLTVARVTFQQGRIEPEILTVPRT encoded by the coding sequence ATGGTACGACTCGGCATCCTCTCCGACACTCATGGCCTGCTCCGTCCGGAGGTACCGGACCTCCTCGCCGGCAGCGACTTCATCCTCCACGGCGGCGATGTGGGAGATCCAGCCATCCTCCAGCGCCTGGGCCGCATCGCCCCGGTGTGGGCGGTGCGGGGCAATACGGACACTTCCCCACCCCTCACCGCCCTGCCCTTCACCGTCACCGAGGAGCTCGAAGACGACGAAGGACCGAGCTCCACGACGCTACGGATCTTCATGGTGCATCGGCAGGAAGATGTGGCGCGGGAGTGGCTGCGTGGGCCTCAGCCTGCGGGGCCGCGGCTCATCGTCTTCGGCCACAGCCACCGGCCGGAGCTCGAATGGCGCGGGCGCTGCCTGCTCCTCAACCCCGGCGCCTGCGGCCACCCCCGCTTCACTCTCCCCCTCACCGTGGCCCGGGTGACCTTCCAGCAGGGCCGCATCGAGCCGGAGATCCTGACGGTACCGAGGACTTGA